The Rhopalosiphum maidis isolate BTI-1 chromosome 4, ASM367621v3, whole genome shotgun sequence region ATCTTCTTTTCCATACCATAAGGCTGCTGCAAAGTGAATTTAATTcatgtttaatacatttattacattcaATTGTCTAGATAGGttatatagactataatagTACACTTACAGCAATTTGGTTTTCCTCGAACACGCGAGTTAGGCACTTCTACACCATGTTTATCTACACACCAGCACATGCCTACTGAAGAATGACATTGAGTATGTTCATAGTATCCTTCTGCATCACAAGCTGGGACATAAAcacctaaaaatatacatttatatataatataacaaatatggtttcttagtattgttttttcaaacataaatgtaccaaaagtaaaaaaagcattaattaaaagtctattaattgtataattaaaaaatataatcaattaaatttattatagtattactaCTAGTATTGCAGGATTTCATTGTATACttattggtatttaaaattgttaatacctAGAGCATTTGGTGATATTCTTCGTTTAATAGCTGTGCATGGGCGATCGGTTTTGTCAAAACATCGACACCATTCATAAGGGCTCACAAAAATGTCactaaaagataaatatttagaatgaaattaattttttagaacatatattttatatgaaatccATACCCATCAGTATCACAAGTATCTAAGAAAGGTTTAATgcacatttcatttttatcatgTTCTAAGTCATAGAGTTCTTGTAATGACAATTTTCCATCTGAATCCAAATCCAGATGTTGGTACATCCAACGAACTTCCCACTTACAtccattaataaattttaccgctacaaaacatttcaaagtaaaatacaatttacttaataacattataacattaatttaactacCTTTTCCCTTATTCTTTGTACGTCTGCGTTTAGCATCAGCCATGATCACTGAAAACCAATCCAATAATCGGTCACCCATAGTTTGCAATGCAGAAGGTGGGCAGTCTTTGTTCCAAGAATGATGAGATACTTGGTTTGTtgcaataatttcattatccATTTTTTCATGGCGTTTGTCTTTTATTGGTTCAAAATTAGAGTTCTAtaagtaaaatcaataaatattataagataatacaTTTGTGGACAAaggttattaatttacaaacctTGGATATTtgattgttgttttttatatatttgatgtatttataatgtttgttttcATACTTGAAATCTTCTGGtgcaaaaatatacttttcttCATACTTGGATACTGGAGCAACAGTACTCTGTTTCAATTTCTCACTTTCAAGTGTAGCTTTGTATTTGTTCATAAAGTTTGTCATACGTTCagcttgtttttgttttttacgttCAACATCTTCTTGTTCTGTTAAACGATAGaattccaaataataataataaaagtataattactttataagtattaattatttaattcataccTTTACACGGACAAAATCCCTTGCAGTTTACTTTAATGTTTGTAGTATGAAGACAATTATGATAATCTAGACGACATAGTGAACTATATGTGCGATTATCAGAACCACATAGGAATGTGGGTTTCATTACAGGACATGGGTTGCATCTActgaaagtttaaatttaattagtaatgattaaataataatttaaatttaaaaatatttgattcaaaatcaataacgatattattattaaaaatgtcaggCTTTTAGCATATTTCTGAAAATCCAAATGAAATAAGTTCTTTAAGGtagtaattgataaaatattgaaatattattttattttttaaaattgaaaacaaaatcgtTCTTTGAatttactttttgaataatttatactcgtaaatgtttaaacattattattttatgaaactttATCTTCCAGTTTCTGCAATTAAGCTTTACAGTTGTTAGCAATAAATACggcttatataaataactaacaatGACATTATTTTGTCCCTATTTAGTGTATAGTATACActgtatactattaattacactgattttataaacttattttttaaattatattatttaacaagtaTCTAAACCTAAagtgttttatattacaattgtaaAATCTTGAAAATCTGATACTTTATTGTCGGAGTATTTGttcgttaaaaatgttaagagcttatgtaattttatgttagtTGAGATCACGGGGTACCAATAGTAACACGGAGCGctgtttttgaaaacttgGATTGGTAGAATATTAGATAGTTTAACAGGGCTCTCCAAATGTGTCTACCATATTATGACCAAACTGATGGTTTTATTATGGCTTTGTATAGAAGTAATTCTatacatgattataaaaatacctatacgtTAACCTTTTAGTCATCCGTGattcagaaatatttttatccttataaaatgaaactttttacaatatttttattatttactgcaTGTTAAGAAAACATAACTCTGATgttgtcaaataataatatgtatattaagtacctagttgttttacacaaatattatgtatataagtacatttttcttttgacagaaaaaaaactaatactatacatttttgagcTCTTTACTTTTTATGAGTCTTTGTTAAGACGATAACAATTTATACCTAGTATTTATTCCATTGAAGAATATTTAGAACTTGTTTTCTTCCTTTAAAACTTGGTCCCTATTCAACTTTTTAAGTGAAACAACCAACAAAGGCCTTTAAACCGACGTGTATGAGGCGGGGATAAAACTTTCTTGGCGGATACCTTTACGGAAATAAGAACATTATTTTCCACAAGTATTCTACCATAgacatctatattttattttttatcctaaCACGAATTAGTCATAAATGAGTTTCTCAgttcataataaaacatacaccttaacacataataaagtaataaatcttCAACTCACGCCTAATATATTAGGCCATAGAttcgaaattaaaaactgaataaactataatacctataggcAGGCATACTATAATTAAGAACCATTTAAAGTATCAACATGTTATGCATATTGTTACTAAACATCAGTTTAATAAGGCTTATACGATTCATatgcttataaacatatttaaatatgttacaatAAATGTGGTACAACAAGACCATGATTCAAGATAGACGATAGTCaaatcaatataaacaataaagataatatatatatatatatactcaaggttattatttaaacatttatttataaaatatcaccaatcataattattaattacaattagaaTGACAAACTATACGTATAATTAACAGATTTGGTTACCAaggtattaattttagattcaaataatattagttgtttcacatttttatacctgtaataggtattaatataacaaaatgttaaaaaaaaatttatattttttttaaacgaacaCATAACCTCACACTTATGTACAATtgcaataatagtttaatggaAGATAAATTAGATACTcctaatttttgtcaaaataagttttatacgAGAAAGctgtaaaattattcaatgtgGGATGTgttcaatgtaaaatattcagcccacaaaatataattacattgtattttgtaaaatagacGGCGCTGtatggtaggtatatacaagTTACTATATATGGTTACTTGTTAAACTATGCGtaacatataaaactatttttgcatatataaaaaatatatgtgcgTAATACCGAATGAgtgataaagttaataaatactttgctTGAatcttttgaaatttgaaattttaattaaacttatttttcgagtagtcttaatttaatataacgtaatttttattatattggctTAACTATATCGAAAttctttactataaaatattatttatacgttttcATAAGTGACTGATGTTCATACATCgtctaaaatacaaatttcttttaataaacagttttactttaaaaattaaattttttattaacaacaaaataataaaatgtataactttcaAGTTAATAACGGACGAAATTACAAGGTTTCTTGAAGTTTgctataaattcataacttataaattgcaTAGGTACAGCGATTTtatcgaataataaataattaataaaaaaataaccgagaaaaaattttttatagctatCTAAAAAAggcactatttaatatatttaaacaggcgttttaatttttaacacctCCCTCCCCCCCGAAATGTcacgaacaaaaaataaattatttgacctATAAATGAATAGTATGAAAAATTTTCAACCCCCTCCTCCCGAAATTTTTTCCAGCGTTCACgcctgtatttatataatgaattgttttgattatattttcatttttcatgatattaatactattcaaAACTTCAAAAGTATTTAAGACATTGTTTTGttacaattgattatttgatcCACATTTTAAGCTATACCTAGCTtagtaaaatacctattattattaaaataatttcattagtatttatatttttgaggtccaagaataatgaattataataattttttttctacattatgtttcatttaattgttatgttatgtatgtcataatttttttatttataaaacaatatcaagTTATTGGTCACCATTAcacttacttaaatatttttatttattattttggcgataattaataaaagttaaagtaaaaaatgtgatGATTGTAAATAGGTTCAAAAtacaggtaaaaataaaataaactgcggtgggttttttttttatctaaagtGAAAATAGTCGATGGAAATTACGTACtgtttataattagtttatcaccatgtatagttaataaaataaataacatataaatacgaataaataatatgaaaaatacaaattatataatttttgactgTCTtaggataattattaaaatataataatataattaatcatataatttgcACGCAGTCATcaggttaaataaattaatagtaagaTATTGTTGATATAAACTGGTTCATTGtcgattgatattttaatatttcattatttgtatttaccaAACGCATGATTTCATTTCAAGATTTAgaaaattcttttatttaataagtctCTATTTGAATAAAGgctagaataaattaatattaaaaatgtttagttaatTGAATCACAAAAAGTACTAGCAGATCAATGCCactagattatataatatactgattaGATAAGATTATCTTAACTTTCTAAGAGATAACGTATatcatagatatttttataaaaatcatgattttgactaaaattaatatttctttacctagtctaatttcaagtatttgttTCAGGTACCTTTAcagtttacatttaataattattataacctcAGTACAGTTAATAATCCAGacgaattttactaaaaagttGAGCAGTTTACGTATGCCCAAAAAACGTTCATACTAAAGAggaatatgttattaaaatttagttgtaTGGAAATAAAGAAGATATttcttgtttatataattaatgaatttggtacaaaaaaaaatattttacttgtttGTAGACAACGAACTGCTAATAAcactatcataaaatatatcatcgtCATCTTCCTCATCTTCTTCGATATCATCACTATCGTCTTCATCATCCTCGTCTTCAGCTAAAGCCTCTTCGAGAGCTTTTTTTCGAGCTGCTTCTTCAGCCATAAATTTCTCTCGGCTTATGATCACATCGCCATTCTTGTGAATTTCTTTTTTGCTCACACATACTGCTGTATATGCATCTTCAAGAAGACagagttctttttttttgcaa contains the following coding sequences:
- the LOC113549015 gene encoding proteoglycan Cow isoform X2, giving the protein MNKWWLTTGTAVLLLLVVCAADAKKKWKADEDFAFEEENSKPANDIGKFGEKKRWIHDPNSDLCTPLRCKKKELCLLEDAYTAVCVSKKEIHKNGDVIISREKFMAEEAARKKALEEALAEDEDDEDDSDDIEEDEEDDDDIFYDSVISSSLSTNKCNPCPVMKPTFLCGSDNRTYSSLCRLDYHNCLHTTNIKVNCKGFCPCKEQEDVERKKQKQAERMTNFMNKYKATLESEKLKQSTVAPVSKYEEKYIFAPEDFKYENKHYKYIKYIKNNNQISKNSNFEPIKDKRHEKMDNEIIATNQVSHHSWNKDCPPSALQTMGDRLLDWFSVIMADAKRRRTKNKGKAVKFINGCKWEVRWMYQHLDLDSDGKLSLQELYDLEHDKNEMCIKPFLDTCDTDGDIFVSPYEWCRCFDKTDRPCTAIKRRISPNALGVYVPACDAEGYYEHTQCHSSVGMCWCVDKHGVEVPNSRVRGKPNCSALWYGKEDNQKDKSVDNGILDSDTDMDDEDGDSEVEGSADQSLEF
- the LOC113549015 gene encoding proteoglycan Cow isoform X1; translated protein: MNKWWLTTGTAVLLLLVVCAADAKKKWKADEDFAFEEENSKPANDIGKFGEKKRWIHDPNSDLCTPLRCKKKELCLLEDAYTAVCVSKKEIHKNGDVIISREKFMAEEAARKKALEEALAEDEDDEDDSDDIEEDEEDDDDIFYDSVISSSLSTNNRCNPCPVMKPTFLCGSDNRTYSSLCRLDYHNCLHTTNIKVNCKGFCPCKEQEDVERKKQKQAERMTNFMNKYKATLESEKLKQSTVAPVSKYEEKYIFAPEDFKYENKHYKYIKYIKNNNQISKNSNFEPIKDKRHEKMDNEIIATNQVSHHSWNKDCPPSALQTMGDRLLDWFSVIMADAKRRRTKNKGKAVKFINGCKWEVRWMYQHLDLDSDGKLSLQELYDLEHDKNEMCIKPFLDTCDTDGDIFVSPYEWCRCFDKTDRPCTAIKRRISPNALGVYVPACDAEGYYEHTQCHSSVGMCWCVDKHGVEVPNSRVRGKPNCSALWYGKEDNQKDKSVDNGILDSDTDMDDEDGDSEVEGSADQSLEF